The nucleotide sequence tctgggtgggcttgTGTCCCCCCTCTCCTGGTtccccagtggggccgggcgctcgtcgcacggtgcctgtgctcccccgcggtgcagttcagtgatcctcattgtcccttcagctgctcccttcctccgggcTTGTCCTCTTGGTGTGTCACTAACCACGTGACGTTTCCGTGGGACACACtccagtgcgcagcagtgctggagctCAGGCCGTGTCCGGAGAGGAACGAGGAtggatttgggatctgacttgtgcgaGGTGGTTCTGTGAGACTCAAGCGTTTCCCCAAATGTGCGTGTGCAGCACGTGTGTCCCAGGGAGCGAGTGTGGGGAGCCAGGGGTGCGGAGCGGCTTCTAGCCCCGTCTGAAGTGTCTCCATTGCCCTTTTCCCCTACCAGGCACAGAGCCCCGatgtctggctccagagcagccccagacGTGCAGAGACAGAGCGAGGACATGGCGGTGGCGGAGAAggtgaccttggaggaggtggctgtgtgtttctcccaggaggaatgggggctgctggccccggggcagagagccctctacagggaggtgatgcaggagaactaccagaccgtgcgctggctgggtgaggagtcctgtccccggGGGTGTCACAGGCTGGGTTGGGTTTGGTTCAGggtccctccctgtccccagtgtcaggagtgtgagccccaggaatcactgggtcccctgtgagagactgtcccctccacagcccctcgCAGGGGAAGCAGGTTGAGGGACATGGCAGTGatgctgctcttcccacagcccaggtctccatgtgcttcccaaacatctgccttgtctggaggtgtgagtggaggggcgctggcaggaatggtgggtaccagagctgtggggctgggtccaGGTGCTCTTCATGCCTGCAGGGTacccctggggccagcatgcTGCACCCCTGCTGTCTCTTACCGTTCAGGGGGAGTTCTTGAATAATGAAACAAACTCCCAGACGGACGCACCAGCTCTCCCATGTACAGTAGATTGCTTTCTCAGGAGTCACTGGTGGGAACCAAACACAGGACAAACTAGTTATGAGTAACATGTGCCCCAGTTTGGATGCAATGTCACTCCCCGTAGGTCTCATAACACACCTCATCCAGCGTCCTCGGCCTTCATCGATATTGGGGGGTTTTGAAGAAGGTTGGGAGGTGCCCAGTTAGGTCATGTGACACCGAGTGGGGCCAAACCTGGGCAGTGAGGAGTAAAACTGTGAAGGCAAAAGCACAGCTAGAATctcagcaggaggttgggggggaGGCGGAGACCGGGGCTGTAACTAACACCCTCCAGCCGCACTTTTGCCAGTCGCCTTCCTGCACCAAGGGAAACAGCGCCTGGTGTGGCTGGAACGTGAGTCAGCAGCAAGCCCGTGATGCAGGAGGAAAGTGTTAAACCatgcagagaagctgctgctggcagagtagaactgaggcagttgagtgggagcccagctgcaccAAAAACCacatcccccagagagcagcacagccaaacACCGCCAtggccggctgcaggagcagcagctcttgtgAGTTGCTGGTAGGGCCtacccagccacaggcaggcaggggtcgcagagcaggagcctgggcaggaTCTGAAGCAGCCAGCCCGGGACTCGCCTCCCTGCTCAGacaacttcctctgcctcctgctgattCAAGCAGCGCATCAGAGCCAAAGAGCCGGAggaaccaggccccagccaggagctttgtggacagagcccttgtggagccagagctctgccagagcctttctctcCAAGTTCGAGTGACctgccatgtggcagctgcagtctgagccctgcctggggcctcggttttggccctgccagccctcacaGAGCTCACGTTTTGAGTCGAgcaaaaacacagagaagtcctgtggcaccttacagataaactgattttctggagcatcagcttttgtgggcaaaggcccagttcaccacatgcaccacgtggaaattccagagtccagtaaaaatatacaggcacaagaaaaggagggagtcccactcAAGAAGAAGGCTGGAGTAAATGAGagcaattcagtcatggaggatgtggcccacttccagcagctgatgtggcggTGTGAACAGccggagcagagaaactgcttttgaacTTGGCCAACTGGTCctggtctttgttcagtcctaaatggatggtgtcacatttgcaaGTGAACcgcagctctgcagttgctctttgaGGTTTGCTCTTGACATTTTTgcgttgcaggatggctacttttaaatctgctcctgagcaTCCCGGGAggttttgtatattaccattcctgatatcttatttgcatccatttattcttttacgtagagactgtccagtttagatgTGCAGGCGAATAAGCCCCGCTAgttcaaataaaatgaaaatataagtggagatacacatctcctagaactggaagggacctcgagaggttatctaagtccagtcccctgccctcttggcaggaccaagcactgtctgtgGCATCTATTTCCCCAATTGCTAAATAGCCTCGTCAAGGATTGAACTACAACCCCGGTTTAGCAGGTGTGGTGGTGTCATTGGTGGGTAGAGTTGGCGCTGAGGTTTGTCGAAAGGTTTGGTTTGTGTTTtacagtgttgtggtctatacttgctggtgagaatttgtttaaggttggcaggctggccACAGGCAACAACAGGCCCCGCCTCCCAAAGGTCTTTGAGAGTGAGGGAtgattgtccaggatgggttgtaggtcatggatggtgcattggagaggctttagttgggggctgtagctgaTGGCCAGTCgtgttctgttgctttctttgctgggcctgtcttgtagcaggtggcttctgggaacACGTCtggctctttcaatctgtttcttcacttcctaaagtgggtattgtagtttcaggagagcttggtaaaggtcttgaaggtgtttgtctctgtctgagggattggagcaaacatGGTTGTAcctttagggcttggctgtaaacagtagatcgtgtggtgtgccctggatggaagcaggAGGCATGGAGGTCGCATAGCGGTGCTGGGGTTTCTGGTACAGGGTTGTGTTTATCTGACCATCACTTatgtgcacagtagtgtccaggaagtggatctcttgtgtggaccattccaggctgaggttgatggtggtgtgGAAACTGTCGAAATCACTgagaactcttcaagagcctctttctcatgggtccagatgatgatggtgatgatgtcatcagtgtaactcaagtagaggaggggcgccaGGGGTTGAGAGCGGAGGaaattgttccaggtcagccataaacatgttggcgcagtgtggggccaggcggGTGCCCATTGCAGTCCCActaatttgaaggtataaattgtcctcaaatctgaagtacttgtgggtgaggacaaagtcacaaagctccaccaccacttgtgctgtggcatcatcacGGATACTGTTcccaacagcttgaagtccatcttcacgtgggtttttttgtttaagggATCTCggcatccatggtggccaggatggtggtttcaggaagatcaccagtgcacagcagtttcctgaggaagtcagtggtgtttcaAAGATAGCTCGGAGTGCTGGTAACATAAGGTCTGAGTCGAGAGTCCCCATGgctggacaaggctgcaatgagagtgccaatgcctgagctgatggtgcctccagaatgtctggattttatggatcttggggctctatgggtgtgtctgtgcagatctgttcctgcgcttttgtcaggagtgtcttgagcagacggtgcagtttctgtgtgtgctgctcagggggatcagaggacagtagcctgtagaaggtggtattggagagctgcctgggagtctccttttcatggtctgacctattcatgatgacaacagcagctcctttgtcagcctcttggatgacagcgccagagctgtttctgaggctgtgggtgacattgcattcCGCACGGCTGAGGTCCTGGGACAAGCGATGTCGctttgccacaatttctgcctgcgcACAGAAGCGGAAGCGCTCTAGGTATAGATCCAGTCTGTCGTTTTGATTGCCAGGAAggattccatgcagaattcttcttcttgtactcGAGGTGTGATGGTGCCTGTCGGGCTGTTCAGAGTCTTGTTGAAagtattcctggcaaaactggggcagggttccagatccccacagaactgtgtcatgttgtggggctggtggggcgcAAAGAGAATCCCTGAGATAgcacagactcctctgccaggctgtgtgtgtggttggatagattgacaatgttgctgggtgagttacgggtaccactactgtggccccatgCAGCAAGTAGGAGGttagagagtttacagtcctgtagagaagagcagtgggcattgtaactctcctgtctcctttcagtaaagtccagccacctgggcgtttgtgtggaaggttgtttttttaggAGAGTCTCCAGACTTGagagctccttgtgatgtttccctgtttgctgcacaggaagctgaacaggtggttcctcaggtctgtgggagtgtgtgACCAATCTCTCGACACAGTCCGTGCAGTGTATCGGTTGCAGTGAGTGTTTCACCTTCAGTCCGTTGGGTGggacgtccatccatttgcacttggcgaggaagatggtgtctgtatctgtgcaggttttCTCATGGTTTTGATGGATTCCCGCTCCACGTGGCTAAATTCggggcctgcctggtgccaggcattgggcatagctgtgttagttttatccacaaaaacaaacccaaatcgaGTGTCTTGTTTGAGTTgagtggtcctgtcctgccctgggatgtGGGGGATGGAGCAGGTCAAGAAGGGAGGCTGAGTTGAACCCTTGTGAGTGCAGCAGGATttcccaaagctgatgtgatctcctgggtggagcgaggggtGGCGCTgtgggtcccagatctccagggcgctgagaaaggggagatcatcagcgccccacacacaggtgagcagtgagctaaAGTGACTCAGAAACCGATTTCTGTGTTCTCCGAGATGTCACTTGGGCCTTTTCATCCAGACTGTCTGAcccttcagcctgtcatcagctccagccagagggtgggagcagggctggggtccctcctctggggaagggttgtgaaGACGGAGGAGGAGCTCAGTTCACGTTATTTCAATCTTtccatcagctgttggctgcgttcccccttttctgttccctttctgaGTTTTTCTTTCAGCTCAGTGCATAGAGTGACACTctctggttctctctgtgtcccagtaggtgaggtgatgctgctcaagaatgatgaggagaatcttcagctggaagaaccagagcaagtggcctcctgtgggatgttcctgggaagctctgaaggtcgtgtttctcagagtcctgagcacagagagacctgtgagagtcagcgtagcccagaaaagcagcagggaaaccatgcaggggaggggcaggataactccagccatggaagcagaggtgtgagaaacactaaagagagcgaacaacagaaaagctgtgggaaaagcttcagtcttaacagtcattgtaccatccacacaggagagaagcccaatatctgccctgactgtgggagaagcttccagctgcacTCAGGTCTTAttaatcatcagagaacccacactggagagaaaccctttcactgctctgactgtgggaaaagcttctcatggtcctcaagtcttaaaagtcactgcatcacccacacaggagagagaccttataactgctctgactgtgggaaaaggttcagacacagGTCACACCTTGTTAATCATaggagaattcacacaggagagaaacccttcaactgctctgagtgtgggaaaagctttcgtcgGAGGCCAAGCcttgttgctcatcagagaatccacataggagagagacccttcagctgctctgactgtgggaaaagcttttgttggCGCTCAGCTCTTATTGCTCATCAGAggacccacactggagagaaacccttccactgctctgactgtgggaaaagctttcggcaACACTCACACCTTCTCACTCATCAGATGATTCACAGACgagagaaaccctatcactgcactgcctgtgggaaaagcttcagcagcagtgcaaaccTGGTCAGACATCAGAGTATCCACAGAgaggagaaacccttcaactgctctgagtgcgGAAGATGCTTCAGTGATGTTTCTGGCCTTGATCAACATCTGAGAATCCACACCCGGGGaaaaccctttctctgctctgattgcgggaaaagtttcagtcaacgctcatatcttgttcagcatcagaaaacccacaccggggacaaacccttctgctgctctgactgtTGCAAAAGCTTCTTATGGCACTCAAGccttaaaagtcactgcagaatccacacagaggagagaccttataactgccctgactgtggcaaaaggttcagaaataggtcaaaccttgttaatcataggagaagccacacaggagagaaacccttcatctgctctgagtgtggggaaAGCTTTGGTGAGAAGTCAAACCTTGCTGCTCAtcgcagaatccacacaggagagaaacccttcaactgctctgtttgtgggaaaagctttcgtcgGCGCTCAGATCTTATatatcatcagagaacccacactggagagaaacccttccactgctctgactgtgggagaaacttctcatgctcctcaagtctaaaaagtcattgcagaatccacacaggagagagaccttatagctgctgtgactgtgggaaaaggttcacacagaggtcaaaccttgttaaacataggagaacccacacaggacagAAATCCTTCACCTGCTCCAACTGTGGAAAAAGCTTTTGTCAGCTCTCAAATCTTAttcgtcatcagagaacccacactggagagaaacctttcagctgatctgactgtgggaaaagcttttgtcagctcTCAAATCTTATAGATCAGAGAACCCAGAGCAGAGAGGAACCTTTCAGCTGTTCTGTGTGTGGGACAAGTTTCGGGAACACTCGCGCCTTGTCAATCATCAGAGAGCTCACAGAAGAGAGAAACCCAATGACTGCACTCACATGGGTAACCTTCAGTGGCTGCTTGGAcattattgatcatcagagaattcacacaggagagaaatccgGTAACTCTCTTTGTCactatttttgaagctgggccactgggcaaaaaaagtcagtgagaacccCAAGAACTACCACAATGCTTCTCATTCCTCAAGGGGGTGGTGTTATGGAGCCATTCAAGGAACTAAAATAAAGTCTACTCCTTCCTACATTAACCCATGCTCCTTTATAAAAACTGGACACGCTGGAGTTTGTTCAGAACCTCAACTTGATgaatttttgttgtctttttttttaattaaataaatagaaaatgcttcacttgagttgttgctccaggtgtgtctggagaggaggggtcagtgcatggggactctGGAGAGAGACCATTGTCCTAGCCCACTGTCaccgcagcagctttgggcccaaATGAGATCCATCTCtacttggctgctgcagctccagcaggtacaccCAGGGGACCGGTGTAtgtcccccacctggggcagtgccagggtcATCGGTCCGCTGTACTGCCCAaccagagaggaatgcagcaaatgtgcactttctcctcactccctggtgGAGGGGAACAGCCAACCATGTCCCTGTACAAACTTagaggggagggagctgcagctgtccccaagggCATCTGGAGGTGGGATGCTCACGGCTGGGACAGTCCtcggtggggctgagggtgcatccccagccaacccctttcttGTGTGGTGGTTGTCTGTTTTCTgtgtggtcatagaatcatagaacaatagagctggaagagacctaaaaagacatcaagtccagccccctgtccaaggcaggaccaaacccatcagatcagcccagccagggctctgttgaGCCGAgactcaaacacctccagggatggagactccactacttccctgcgtagacgattccaatgcttcagcaccctcctagtgaaaaagtttttcctaatgttcaacctggaccttcccaaccgcaacttaagaccattgatccgtgttctgccatcagtGACCAAGgggaacagcctttctccagcctctttgcaacctcccttcagtaagttgaaggctgttatcaagtctcccctcagtcttctcttctgcagactaaacagacccaactgcctcaacctttcttcatagctcatatgctccagcccccgaattattttggtcaacctttgctggaccctctccagtgtgtccatgttcttcttttattttggggcccagaacaggacacagtactccagatgtggcctcaccaaagccaaataaagaggaataatcacttctctggatctactggcaaggCTCGTCTTGATGccattcgccttcttggctacagcagcacagtgttgactcgtccagcttctcatccacaacaactcccaggtccttctctgcagagctactactaagccagtctgaccccagcctgtaacaatgcttgggattcttccggcccaagtgcaggactctgacttgtccttattgaacctcatcagatttcttgtggcccagtcttccagtttatctaagtcactgtggaccctgtccctaccctccagcctatctacctctccccctcgcttagtgtcatccgcaaatttgctgagggtgcagtccagcccctcatccaggttattgatAAATTTGTTGAACAGAacagacccagaaccgaaccttggggaactccacttgaaaccgaccgccatcctgacatcaagccgttgatcactacccactggaccCGACCTtctggccagctttctatccatcttaccgtccatttatccaatccacattccttaatTTGATGACAAGAATATTGCGGAagcccatatcaaaagctttgctaaaatcaagataaatcacatccattgatttttcccctatccacagagccagttttctcatcgtagaaactaatcaggttggtcaggcatgacttgccctttatgaatccatgctgactatttctgatcactctcccctcctccaagtgcctcaaaatgacttccttgaggagcctgtTGAagtacaagacttctctgtgtttaggtggctcacattcagctttattgaattcaataaggcaacagatgagccaaactggataCTAGTCAAAccaagtccagcaaggctgcttgatgcagctcacGCTTGTATTTTATACCCTCACAcgaaagcccagtgtcagaggcaatttaaatcacttctccaagagaaggtgttatcagcaaagagacaCAGGTACTGGGGAACTGGAATCTTGACTCCAAACAGTCcgttaacgcattccatagagcctcccgccattcccaaacaggtcaaggaaagtacaggctcttctgtgcatgcagaagtaagggatgtgaaatggcttctgtacaagatggtttccacaactCCCCTCTTTTAGCCTTAAAAAGGCTCTCAGAAACCATTTCATAGATACATGTTCATTAAAGTATTTACATACACCTCTTGTTCTTTCCTTTGCTCATCATGCCTTAAAATCATTAGCTCCACTTTCCTGCTGGTAAGAGCCTGTTCAGCTCCTTTTAGAGCACAGGAAATACAACATTTGATTtgcaagaaacagaaataaacacaaaggATTATTGCTAATACTAATGCTATTCCTTGCAAAATTAAGTTCCCACATGTCCAGTCCAACTTCCCAATCAACCCGAGGGTCCAACTTTCCTCCTGCTTCAGGCTCATCACAGCCTTTTCAATTTCTGAGGCATCTTCCTCTACTTTATTGCCGGTGTCTGTGATATACACACAGCATTCCTTCCCCACCACGGCACAAACCCCACCCTTACTCCCTAGGATGTAATCTTGGGCCATTTGGTTTTGGAGGAACATTTGCCTAACTTCTGCGAATTGCTTATCGATGGCTCAGAGGGCTTTGGTTGTAGCATTGGCTACTTTCTCGAAAGCTTCCTCCAGCTTTCCTTCAGCGCAAAGGCGACACCCAAACCTGGGGTCGTGACTCCGCAGTACATTTCCCTTGTTCTCTCTCGGTAGTTTCAGACCCTTCCACCGTGAAGATGGTCCACTACCCAAACggctgggaaggctgccccaGTGTAGCAGGTTCCACTCCAGTGTATAGACAGAGTTTATGTGCTCTTCAGCCacatttgaaataatggctgaccTGAGCTGTTAAGGCTTCATCGCATTGCGGTTTCATCATCCACTGCATGTAGTACCCAAAGatgcctttatttttttcccaggtGTTAATTTTACACCAAACCCCATTTTGGACAGTGCTTATCTCACACTTGCTTTTCCCCACTCTCAGATTTAGagaattattcctctttattcggcactggtgaggccacatctggaatattgtgtccagttttgggccccccagtataaaaaggatgtggatttgctggagcaggttcagcgaaggggaacaaaaatgattaaggggctggagcacaagacctatgaggagagactgagggatttgggcttgttcagtttacagtagagaagacttagaagtgatttaatagcagccttcagcttcctgaaggggagctctaaagaggagggtgagaaactgttctcagtggtgtcggatggcagaacaaggagcaatggtctgaaggtgaagagggagaggtgtaggttagatattaggaaaaactacttcaccaggcgggtggtgaagcactggaatgtgttgcctagacaggtagtagattctccatcccttgaggtttttaagtcccggctggacaaggtcctggctgggatgacttagtgagggttgatcctgcttgaaagagggggctggactagatgacctcctgaggtcccttccagccctgtgattctgtgggctcCTGTGCCCCTGCATGTCCAGCAGTGTTCTCCAACTGAGGTTATGGCTAGGTGGACATGCCCTAGGACATGCCCTAGGCCATTAAACTCTTTATCATACTGTGTGCCATTCTGACCCAATTCATCAAACCATGTGCCATTCATCTGACTGTTATTTAGTAGGGCTGGAATCATTGGGACCCCTCCTTCTGAATGTACAGGACTATGAGCACATGTTCAACAATCTGACATATTAAATTCTAGGGAAACTTGGTTTATGCTTTTAATGAACCATATTTAAGCCATATCGGCTACAGCtactaggtattaaaaacaaactaaacatCAGTTCAGTAGGATTTGTTTGGCCAGCCCCATTTGGCTGTTCGTCAGGACTTTGTAGCTTTCTTCACCTATGTGTGGCAGGTTTCCTGGGTCGTAGTTGATACCGTAGTCTTGGTCCCTAAGGTTCgtctgcttctgggcctggattGCTGGTACCAGGCCTGCGCTGATCCTCGTCTATTTCTGGACCTGGATGGCTGGTACCAGGTCTGTGACGCTCCTCTTCAGGACTAACCTCTGCAGGAGCTGGAActggtttgcagtgggaggtgtggatcCAGGTGGGCAGTACCTTGCACTTCACAGCAGTATGGGTGGTCAAAAGGACTTGGTGGGGCCCTTCCACCTGGGTTCCAGGGCATTCTTTCGCTGGTGGACCTTTACACAGACCCAATCTCCTGGTTGCAGTTTACGGCATGGCTCAGTCGGGGCCTCCAGGAAAGCGTCCTTGACCTGTGAATGACaggactgcacacacctcatCTGTTCCTGACACTACTTAACTGTGCTTCCTTTGACAAGTGTGATGTCAGCCTGGTCAATCTCTGGGCTGCTCAGCTGTCTCATAGGCCGACCACACACCATCTCATGAGGACTAAGTCCAGTTTTTCGGTTAGGAGTGTCTCTCATGCTCATTAGGGCAATTGGGAGAAGCTTCTACCCAAGTTAAACCAGAGTCCTCACATATTTTGGCGAGTTTATTCTTTACAATCCCATTTCGTCTTTCCACTGCTCCCGCGCTCTCCGGGTGTGGCAGACAGGGCAGCGCCTGTCGGATGGAGCGGTACTTTGCCACCTTCTGAATGACTTGTCCAGTGAAGTGAGTACCGCCATCACTGGAGATCACAAGGGGTGTTCCCCAGCACGGGATGAGGTGATTTAGAAATCTTTTAGCCACTGTGAAGGCATCAGCTTTCCTGCATGGATCGGCTTCTACCCAccctgagaacaaacaaacaataaccagcacatattCAAAGGATTTACGTTGAGGCAATTGAACGAAGTCCATCTGCAAATTCAGGGGTCTGGTTGCCGGAACTGTCTGTACAGGTTTGCCCGCGTTGTGGGCTTGGCCGACAGGGAAAGCCAGACCGGACTCTTGGGCTACTTGGGAGAATTTGGGAGCAAACCAGTTTTCTGTTAGAGTTGCGACCATCCCCCCTTTGCTAAGGTGCGACAGCCCATGGAGCACGGAAGCCAGGTGAGGTAACAGGACCACTGGGGCAACAATGCGGCCATCAAAGCTGCGCCACAAGTGGTCTGGGTGCGAGGTGCACCCTGCCAATCTCCACTCCCGCTTTCCCGATTCAGGGGCTTGGTCTTGCACTAGGGCCGGTTCCGACAGGGAGGGCGCGGGAGATGGCATCGGAAGGGAGGGATACAATGCTTCAGCCCGAGGAGGAcatagggcagctgccctggcagcccgGGCGGCTGTATCATTCCCTATTGCAGCTTCATCAGAGGGAGAAGCATGAGCTGTGCACTTAACAATAGCCAGAGCAGAGGGTAAAAGTACAGCATCTG is from Carettochelys insculpta isolate YL-2023 chromosome 22, ASM3395843v1, whole genome shotgun sequence and encodes:
- the LOC142024795 gene encoding uncharacterized protein LOC142024795 — its product is MSGSRAAPDVQRQSEDMAVAEKVTLEEVAVCFSQEEWGLLAPGQRALYREVMQENYQTVRWLAGFPKADVISWVERGVALWVPDLQGAEKGEIISAPHTGEVMLLKNDEENLQLEEPEQVASCGMFLGSSEGRVSQSPEHRETCESQRSPEKQQGNHAGEGQDNSSHGSRGVRNTKESEQQKSCGKSFSLNSHCTIHTGEKPNICPDCGRSFQLHSGLINHQRTHTGEKPFHCSDCGKSFSWSSSLKSHCITHTGERPYNCSDCGKRFRHRSHLVNHRRIHTGEKPFNCSECGKSFRRRPSLVAHQRIHIGERPFSCSDCGKSFCWRSALIAHQRTHTGEKPFHCSDCGKSFRQHSHLLTHQMIHRREKPYHCTACGKSFSSSANLVRHQSIHREEKPFNCSECGRCFSDVSGLDQHLRIHTRGKPFLCSDCGKSFSQRSYLVQHHRIHTEERPYNCPDCGKRFRNRSNLVNHRRSHTGEKPFICSECGESFGEKSNLAAHRRIHTGEKPFNCSVCGKSFRRRSDLIYHQRTHTGEKPFHCSDCGRNFSCSSSLKSHCRIHTGERPYSCCDCGKRFTQRSNLVKHRRTHTGQKSFTCSNCGKSFCQLSNLIRHQRTHTGEKPFS